The following coding sequences lie in one Azospirillum humicireducens genomic window:
- a CDS encoding ParA family protein yields the protein MKILLVLNGKGGVGKTTTARNVAAAAAAAGLRVATLDTDPQGTLTRWWQKRPDNAPAIDHYQDSLAEMSDPVEPLDGIDLLVIDTPTAIEMTAIRPNAEKLIDQADLILTPLQATPEDLESVRGTLTLVRSRGKATTFVLNKVKPRVKEVTDARRGLAGGGEVAPVDLPDLAEVYRSYAAGLGVVEVTGAKSVEDFVALWKYVASKLGFKS from the coding sequence GTGAAAATCTTGTTGGTGCTGAACGGCAAGGGGGGCGTTGGAAAGACCACGACCGCCCGCAACGTGGCTGCAGCAGCGGCGGCGGCCGGGCTTCGTGTAGCAACCCTGGACACCGATCCCCAGGGCACGCTGACCCGCTGGTGGCAGAAGCGGCCCGATAACGCGCCGGCCATTGACCATTACCAAGACTCACTTGCCGAAATGTCGGATCCGGTCGAGCCATTGGACGGCATCGACCTGTTGGTGATCGACACCCCGACAGCGATCGAGATGACGGCTATCCGTCCCAATGCTGAAAAGCTGATCGATCAAGCCGACTTGATCCTGACACCTCTCCAGGCGACGCCCGAGGATCTCGAGTCCGTTCGCGGCACTCTTACGCTCGTCCGTTCGCGGGGGAAAGCAACCACCTTCGTCCTCAACAAGGTAAAGCCCAGGGTCAAGGAAGTCACCGATGCACGGCGCGGTCTTGCTGGAGGTGGCGAAGTGGCGCCCGTGGACCTCCCCGACCTGGCAGAGGTCTACCGCAGTTATGCCGCTGGCCTCGGCGTCGTCGAAGTAACCGGAGCCAAGTCGGTGGAGGATTTCGTGGCGCTCTGGAAATACGTGGCATCCAAGCTGGGGTTCAAGTCATGA
- a CDS encoding efflux RND transporter periplasmic adaptor subunit: MRIDQLRRHGGACALMAVMLMAGCERSEPAVVPPAPQVSVLTLAPSRLELTDDLPGRVAALRVAEIRPQVSGIVLHRSFEQGSEVRAGQPLFQIDPAPFKAEVDIAAAALQRATVGLERARVQVARLQPLVKSDAVSRQVYDNAVFQHDQAVAEVAQARATLARRTLDLKFATVEAPIPGRVDQALVTEGALVGGSDGNPMARVQQIDQVYVDVRQPASSLASLRKALALRQAEAGDGLPVAILRDDGKPYDTTGRVLFSGISVDPGTGDVLLRILVDNPQRDLLPGMFVRARVPRTSYADALTLPQQAVVRVGGQPQVWTLDGNDQASLKPVELGELVDRCYRVGAGLEAGQKIVVEGMDRLSEGVPVAARDWPVSKPTATTMR; the protein is encoded by the coding sequence ATGAGGATCGACCAGTTGCGCCGCCATGGCGGCGCCTGTGCCTTGATGGCCGTGATGCTGATGGCGGGGTGCGAGCGGTCCGAACCGGCCGTGGTCCCTCCGGCCCCGCAGGTTTCCGTTCTCACCCTTGCGCCATCCCGACTGGAACTGACGGACGATCTGCCGGGCCGTGTCGCCGCGTTGCGGGTTGCCGAGATACGGCCGCAGGTCAGCGGCATCGTGCTGCACCGAAGCTTCGAGCAAGGCAGCGAGGTGCGTGCCGGCCAGCCACTGTTCCAGATCGATCCAGCGCCATTCAAGGCCGAGGTGGACATTGCCGCCGCCGCCCTGCAGCGGGCAACGGTGGGGCTGGAGCGCGCCAGGGTGCAGGTGGCGAGGCTGCAGCCGCTGGTGAAGTCCGACGCCGTCAGCCGACAAGTCTATGACAATGCGGTGTTCCAGCATGATCAGGCCGTGGCCGAGGTGGCGCAGGCTCGCGCCACCCTGGCACGCCGCACACTCGACCTGAAATTCGCCACGGTGGAGGCGCCGATCCCGGGACGCGTCGACCAGGCACTGGTGACCGAGGGGGCGCTGGTCGGCGGCAGCGACGGCAATCCGATGGCGCGCGTCCAGCAGATCGATCAGGTCTATGTGGACGTGCGCCAGCCGGCATCCTCGCTCGCTTCCCTGCGCAAGGCCCTGGCCCTGCGGCAAGCGGAGGCCGGGGATGGCCTGCCGGTCGCCATTCTGCGCGACGACGGCAAACCGTACGACACGACCGGGCGCGTGCTGTTCTCGGGCATCTCCGTCGATCCCGGCACGGGCGACGTGCTGCTCCGCATCCTTGTCGACAACCCGCAGCGAGATCTGCTTCCGGGCATGTTCGTTCGCGCGCGGGTGCCGCGCACGAGCTACGCCGATGCCCTGACCCTTCCCCAGCAGGCGGTGGTGCGCGTCGGTGGCCAGCCGCAGGTCTGGACGCTCGACGGGAACGATCAGGCCTCGCTCAAGCCGGTGGAACTCGGCGAACTGGTGGACCGCTGCTATCGCGTCGGCGCCGGCCTCGAAGCCGGGCAGAAGATCGTGGTCGAGGGCATGGACCGTCTGTCCGAGGGCGTCCCGGTGGCCGCGCGTGACTGGCCGGTTTCCAAACCAACCGCCACCACCATGCGCTGA
- a CDS encoding replication protein RepA has translation MTQVHKLIVQHGREAARRMISEQEIPYFNIAASILEEESNEVGITYSGFCLTALPHRRLDDEQNWVRSNGNLSLLIKPGETKKVPNPRTADDYRKIGVPYGSKARLILLYLQTQAVRTNSPVVELGRSMNQWLDRMGVAVGGKTYTEVRNQAERISRCTLTFDWCDGQTEGFRNGSFVEGGIRLRGLDQQGDLWDDRVSLSEAFFRLLKEHPVPVWEPAIRHIAGKSMAFDIYVWLAYRLHVLEKAKPVSWKAVFDQFGTGATLRYFKPEFRTALAYALSVYPEARVIEDEEGRGLVLHPSPPPIPERLIGR, from the coding sequence ATGACACAGGTTCACAAGCTGATCGTCCAACACGGACGTGAGGCTGCTCGCCGCATGATCAGCGAGCAGGAGATCCCGTATTTCAACATCGCTGCCAGTATCCTGGAAGAGGAAAGCAACGAAGTCGGAATCACCTACTCCGGATTCTGTTTGACCGCCCTGCCCCACCGCCGTCTGGATGACGAACAGAACTGGGTTCGCAGCAACGGCAATCTATCGCTTTTGATCAAGCCCGGCGAGACTAAGAAGGTTCCGAATCCGCGCACGGCCGATGATTACCGCAAGATCGGCGTCCCATATGGCTCGAAGGCACGCCTTATCCTGCTATACCTCCAAACCCAAGCCGTCCGAACCAATTCGCCCGTAGTCGAACTCGGCCGCTCCATGAACCAATGGCTGGACAGGATGGGCGTCGCGGTGGGTGGAAAGACCTATACCGAGGTCCGGAACCAAGCCGAGCGAATCTCGCGCTGCACCCTGACCTTCGACTGGTGCGATGGCCAAACTGAGGGCTTTCGGAACGGTTCTTTCGTCGAAGGCGGCATCAGACTTCGCGGCCTTGACCAGCAGGGTGATCTCTGGGATGATCGCGTGTCGCTGTCGGAAGCGTTTTTCCGCCTGTTAAAGGAACATCCTGTCCCGGTCTGGGAACCGGCGATCCGCCACATCGCCGGTAAGAGCATGGCCTTCGACATCTATGTCTGGCTGGCCTACCGCCTTCATGTGCTTGAAAAAGCAAAGCCGGTGAGCTGGAAGGCTGTATTTGACCAGTTCGGAACAGGTGCGACTCTCCGCTACTTCAAACCCGAATTCCGGACCGCTCTGGCCTATGCGCTGTCGGTCTACCCGGAAGCCAGAGTCATCGAAGACGAAGAGGGTAGGGGCCTCGTCCTGCACCCCTCCCCTCCTCCGATTCCCGAACGGCTCATCGGTCGTTGA